In Mytilus trossulus isolate FHL-02 chromosome 6, PNRI_Mtr1.1.1.hap1, whole genome shotgun sequence, a single window of DNA contains:
- the LOC134721017 gene encoding calponin-1-like isoform X2: protein MADRVKPMGMDRALISKMGAKYDSGLEYEVRGWIKALIGEDIGEGPNNVEKSLRDGVILCTLMKKVIEGTPSESLPAACSKTDLRSSSSELPFKQMENIEKFLKAAHKYGVPNTSLFQTVELYEARNLPMVLATISHVGTEAQRHNYQGPTIGSKPTEKHRVQFSYEQLKQSHGTIGLQSGTNKFATQKGMRIGSARHISDIKVEDLDKEGNTLLTLQAGTNRFASQKGMTGFGSVRHIADIRADQMDKEGENIITLQAGTNKFASQKGMTGFGAVRHVSDIRADDFDPQTSTHIGLQAGSNQFASQKGMTSMGAVRHICDIRADDLDREAQSVIPLQYGTNRGSSQKGMTSFGSQRHIADIKVSDLAEDMKRQDLNMTPKEYQAFRQQMEATEQKTDEPQDE, encoded by the exons atGGCTGATAGAGTGAAACCTATGGGAATGGACCGTGCCCTCATCAGTAAG ATGGGCGCCAAGTATGACTCAGGACTTGAGTATGAAGTCCGAGGATGGATTAAAGCATTGATTGGAGAAGACATCGGAGAAGGTCcaaataatgttgagaaaagtTTGAGGGACGGTGTTATTCTTTGcac CTTGATGAAGAAGGTAATCGAAGGAACCCCATCTGAGAGTCTCCCAGCAGCTTGCTCCAAAACAGATCTAAGATCATCATCAAGCGAATTGCCTTTCAAACAG atggaaaatattgaaaagttttTAAAGGCAGCACACAAATACGGAGTACCTAACACAAGTTTATTCCAAACAGTAGAATTATACGAAGCTAGAAATCTCCCAATGGTTTTAGCAACTATCTCACACGTAGGCACAGAG GCCCAAAGACATAACTACCAGGGACCGACGATAGGCTCAAAACCAACAGAAAAACATAGAGTCCAATTTTCGTATGAGCAACTTAAGCAAAGCCACGGCACAATTGGCCTTCAGAGCGGTACAAACAAATTTGCAACACAAAAGGGCATGAGAATAGGATCCGCTCGTCATATATCCGACATCAAAGTAGAAGACCTTGACAAAGAAGGAAACACTTTATTAACACTTCAAGCTGGTACAAACAGATTCGCTAGCCAAAAGGGAATGACCGGTTTCGGATCTGTTAGACACATAGCCGATATCAGGGCTGATCAGATGGACAAAGAAGGAGAAAACATAATCACACTGCAAGCTGGAACAAACAAATTTGCAAGTCAGAAAGGTATGACCGGATTTGGTGCTGTCCGTCACGTGTCAGATATCAGAGCCGATGATTTCGATCCACAAACCTCGACACACATTGGTCTTCAAGCCGGATCAAACCAGTTTGCGTCACAGAAGGGAATGACATCAATGGGAGCTGTACGTCATATTTGCGACATCCGAGCTGATGACCTTGATAGAGAAGCTCAATCAGTAATTCCACTGCAGTACGGTACAAACAGGGGTTCCAGCCAGAAAGGAATGACAAGCTTTGGTAGCCAGAGGCATATTGCAGACATCAAAGTGTCAGATTTAGCAGAAGACATGAAACGTCAAGATTTAAATATGACACCAAAGGAATACCAAGCCTTCCGTCAACAAATGGAAGCAACGGAACAAAAGACCGATGAACCACAAGACGAATAG